One window of Medicago truncatula cultivar Jemalong A17 chromosome 2, MtrunA17r5.0-ANR, whole genome shotgun sequence genomic DNA carries:
- the LOC25486065 gene encoding putative F-box protein At3g16210: MEKSVATKRQKVINHIHDDIALLIVSKLPVKTLKRFGCVCKSWTLLFEDTHFMSIYRNNFIARNHVDHEGTSYLLQHTINDYKILETSMYFLSSERSKNMIKLDYLPSFQKDNQYIEILSSRSINGILCISIFRFDEERLALWNPATEEFKIIPPSNFECVPYRDFEPLNHGFGYDHVRNDYKVIRRATFDYLTYDDRIRLGLKFDDVPWQDISYEPEWEIYSFRNNSWTKFDFDFPLMEIPYNSYEIIQFYMDGMCHWWYKSDCHLFETSLVSFDVSNELFITTPMPRYNDDILDLNWVKRHLVTLINESIALISYCGEMTTFHISILDEIDVKESWTKLFNVGPLSCVARPIGGGKNGNIFLIRNNEELACFDLGTMMIEELGVEGKLCQTVIYKQNLLPI, from the coding sequence ATGGAGAAATCTGTCGCTACCAAGCGCCAAAAGGTTATAAATCACATACATGATGATATTGCATTGCTCATTGTATCAAAATTGCCGGTAAAAACTTTGAAGCGGTTTGGTTGCGTATGTAAATCATGGACTCTCTTATTTGAAGATACTCATTTTATGAGCATTTATCGCAACAATTTTATAGCTAGAAATCATGTTGATCACGAGGGCACATCTTACCTCCTACAACATACTATTAACGATTATAAAATATTGGAGACCTCTATGTATTTTCTTTCTAGTGAGAGGTCTAAGAACATGATCAAATTAGATTACTTACCTTCATTTCAAAAAGATAACCAATATATTGAGATTTTGAGTTCTCGTAGTATCAATGGTATTCTTTGTATCAGTATTTTCCGTTTTGATGAGGAAAGACTTGCATTGTGGAATCCAGCCACTGAAGAATTCAAGATCATTCCTCCTAGCAATTTTGAGTGTGTACCTTATCGGGATTTTGAACCGCTTAATCATGGATTCGGTTATGACCATGTTAGGAATGACTATAAGGTGATTCGACGTGCAACATTTGATTATCTAACATACGATGATCGTATAAGACTTGGTTTGAAATTTGATGATGTGCCATGGCAAGATATATCATATGAACCTGAATGGGAGATATATAGTTTCAGAAACAACTCTTGGActaaatttgattttgacttTCCTTTGATGGAGATCCCTTATAATTCTTATGAAATTATCCAATTCTATATGGATGGAATGTGTCATTGGTGGTATAAAAGTGATTGTCACCTTTTCGAAACAAGTTTGGTGTCATTTGACGTGAGCAATGAACTCTTTATTACAACACCCATGCCCAGATACAATGATGATATTTTAGATCTTAATTGGGTTAAGAGACACTTGGTGACGTTAATTAATGAATCTATTGCTTTAATATCATATTGTGGAGAAATGACTACTTTTCACATATCAATTTTGGATGAAATTGACGTGAAAGAATCATGGACTAAACTCTTCAATGTTGGGCCATTGTCTTGTGTTGCACGTCCCATCGGAGGAGGGAAGAATGGGAATATATTCTTGATAAGAAATAATGAAGAGCTGGCGTGCTTTGATTTGGGTACCATGATGATTGAGGAGCTCGGTGTCGAAGGAAAATTGTGTCAGACAGTAATTTATAAGCAGAATCTCCTTCCAATTTGA